The segment CAAGTTTATTTGGCCTGTATAATGCTTTAagcatttttcaaaaacttttgtAATTGGGatattacatacatatgtaaacaAGTGCACAGATCTTAAGTATACAGCTGAAAAGATCACAAAATGTTCTGGAAACATTTTCAGTTAGTCACCAAACTTTAAAAATCCCTTGAAAAACCAGATCTGGTAATAAACTCTCGCTTTACATTCTCAATCCTCAATTTCCCTACTCCCTGTTTCCTACATTCATTTACATTTGAAATCCATTGTCCTCCATAAAGGAGGGTTCCTAGTTATCTGGGAGGAAGATGGGGTTTCTTGGGGGCTTGAAAGAGTAGAGGCAGGAAgatcaaaaataaactaaatagcATCAATTGACCACTGGACCGCTCACCCACTGAACGTTTACTTTTAACAAAGTTAAAACATGATTGTGACTTTATAAAAAAAtcaacttcattttctgaattttaatctCTGCCAGGACTGTGttttgcctcagtctcctcaaATAACATTATTGGTGGTTAAAAGAGGAAATCATTAGTTTATATCTTTCAGTGTAAAATTAAAACACTTGATGAATCCGTAGCTTGAGCTGTCTGTCACAGCCATGACTCTGAGAACAAAACCCAATTCTAAACATGTTTATCTGATGTTGTCacagaatagattttaaaactggggaaaaaaaaaaactggagccATCTGCCTTCCAAAGTTTATCTCCGCTGCACCTGCACTCAAAAATACTTCCGCCTACACACAGGAACTATTGTTTCAAGATTTGGTGTTGATTCATCATTCAGGTTCTCTAGGAATTATTcgcactttaaaaattattttttaaatgcctgcatatggttaaaaaaaaaaagacaatcctataaaatcataaaaattaaatctcAACCTCTGTAATACCTCTTATCGGAAATAGCCACTATTACCAGTTTCTTATGAATCCTTCCAAAGATACTTGCTGAATACATAGACACATGTGTGATGGGCGCATACATACACAGATGGCCTCCTTGTTTTCTACACAAATGGCAGCAAACGATGTGCTTCTCTGCACctgtgttattttcattttacttaacatAGCTAAGATTtttatgatattaatatatacatccacactatttttttttttggctgaatcttactacatctttttaaaaacataagattCAGCAATTATCTATTTATGTATGTCTGTCTGTTTCTTTATTGGGCCCCcttgtgaggcatgtgggatgttagttccccaaccaggaatcaaacccatgccccctgcaacggtagcatggaatcttaaccactggactgccgagGAAGTCCCTGCATATTATTACACTTAACAACTGTTTTATATTTAGCCAGTCTCTTCCTGGTGACTATTTAGGTTTGCCATCTTCCTACTACAAGCAGCACTCTTAAGAACAATCCTTTTACATTTATCTTTGTGCATGGATACACATGCATCTACAGGATGATTTCCTAGAACTGGACTAATGGGGTCAAAAAGCTATATGCATTTGGAAGATTATCTGATTGTCCAGCTGCCTTGCAAAGAGCACACCACTTACATTCTATCAGTGTCTGTAAGTGTGATTTCTCAACACACTTACCATCACTTATTATCAGGTCTTTTGATCTTTACCAATCTGAAAGATGAaaatgatatcttattgtggtttcaaCTTGCACATCTCTTGTTATGATCCAGCATTATCTTGTCCAGGAAGAACACTAGCTCAGGTCTGCCAAGCAAGCCCACTGCGGCCCTACTTGTTACTCAGCATTGTCATCTGCACtgcttttctattcttttttctctttttcttttccttatagtAAAAGGgagacagacattaaaaaaaaaaaaaaaaagtcctcacgAGGAAAGAAACGTTACAATTACTAAATTACAACCCcccaaaatttctttttctctgacacatctcattctctttttctagTCTCCCACTATGTCTTTCGATCTTCTGTTCTCTCTGTTCCTTTTACTAGTACGTTACAGTACTCAACGACATGAATGCTTCAGGCTTTCTTCTGTCTGAACAGGTTTTGCCCAAAAAGTTTCTCCAAGAATTATTGACTTCTTTGGTAGtacctgaaaattatttttactctACAGCCTGGCAATAAAATGTCAGTTCTGTGAGGGCAAGACTTTTCCCTGCTATAACCCCAGCCCCTAAAACAGTGCCTGACATGAGACACTTAATAacttcccatatatatatatatggaaattataTTAAAACCTACCTAACgtaaaattgaccattttaattcttttaagtacagtcttttatgtacagttcagtggcatcaaGTACATTTACATTTCAGTAGTTTTCTTCTAGATAAATGAATGTGTAGTGGTGTTGCTTATTTGTCCCTGAAAGTGAACAGGAACCAGACAGTCATTTTAATTCACATTATTCTGTCCTCCAGACGAAGTCATACGGAAGCGTCTCCTAATCGATGGAGATGGTGCTGGAGATGATCGGAGAATTAATCTGCTGGTGAAAAGTTTCATTAAATGGTGCAACTCAGGATCTCAGGAAGAGGGGTATTTCATGTTGCTGCCGTTTCTATACTAATGtcctgctgtgatttttttttagacCATACATATAGTGCTGTCAGGTTTTCATATTTTCACTCATTAACAGAGTCCAGAGTAGGTTTTTCTGGCCTTCCCTTCAGAGGCTacttttatgtttattaaaatgtGCAGAAGGTGCAGTGATAAGAATTGAGGGTTAAATTCAGACTTATTACTTTGGTCCCTTTTAAAAGCAGATAAGTGTTTAGtaagacaaaataaatgaaattttctctattttttaaaaatgtactaatAAAGTTGCTGCAagcttttatatatttgataaatttCTAACTTAAAGAGTTTTCTCTTCATTTGAATTAGCTTTTCACATAGATAAATAATTATATAGAGTGAAAAAATTGAGAACAGAATTGTGATAATAAAAACcatcttaaaacattttaaaaggatattaAGCAAAATTCAACAAATAGTTGTTTGAATTAAACTTATATTGCTAACAACTACAGTCCCATCTTTACATTTGTAACTAATACAGTTTATAAATTCAAGTAAACcacatttggaaaaagaaaacctaagGGACAGAtacttcaaattattttaaatataaagcataTTCTCTCAGAACCTGGCATAATTAACTTAGCAAAGGTGTGCCTGCATTGTAATGATTCAGCTGGAAATCCACAAAAtgtttattctctttctctctcttttatgttAGATACAGCCAGTACCAACGTATGCTGAGCACACTGTCCCAGTGTGAATTTTCAATGGGCAAAACTTTGCTGGTATATGATATGAatctcagagaaatggaaaattatgaaaaaatttacAAAGAGATAGGTAAGGAAACAAAGTAATTGTTTCTgtctgtaattttaatttttatgggctAAGGGAAACAATATTTACTAACATTTTTCTCTGGTTAGTGGtaaaataataacattaataGACTATGTTCTAATATGATATTATGCTTTGAGTTACAGCTGTATATTAATGCCAGCATCTGTTTTATTAGCAaggaaactaaatttaaaaacacattttaaaactgaaaatggagaTTATTCATGTTGTTAtaagtatcttaaaaaaaacctttttatatAGAATGTAGCATTGCTGGAGCCCATGAAAAAATTGCTGAGTGCAAAAAGCAAATTCTTCAAGCAAAACGAATACGAAAAAATCGGCAAGGTAAGGGTTTTGTGGGATGTAGTGTGCAAATACTTCATTACTGACTAGTATTTTCATGCAGCTTTTAATGTGGTGAGATGAAACCTTCAGCTAGAATCAatctaaattataaaaaagaattagGAGACAAACTTAATTCTTTAAAACTATATTATTGTTTAAAATAGCAGAGAAGAAAGgccatggtaaaaaaaaaaaaaaagttgaattatGTTGATTAAACAAGTATGTTTTTaagtattcaattttttttttactgccctCATACCCCTTTGCCTAAATAATGTTATACAAGTACATTAGATTTAGGActttgtgttttgtgtgtgtttaatggaactacattaaaaaaaaaaaataatataagccCAGTGACTTTTTTTATTAAGGACTATGCAAGCAAACATTTACAGTCTGCCTGGATTTTATTAGAATAGGAAGATTAAAGTTGTTTTCTTCCAATCTCTTTTGTTCTTAATTAAGGTCTGCCTTATTTTAGTTCATATCAAccagttcaaaataattttaatggcaGAGGCATTGCTCCTCCTATAATGTAAATTGAaaggaagattaaaaatataatgtaaaGTCACAACTGTGACATATACATGAAAGATatagaaaatgttaataattatttTGGAGTTGTGGAGTTTTATCAtttaagttttgttgttgtttatattgaacatgtattattttgtaatccaaaaatattttattaaaaatcacaCTTATATTGAATTAATACACTGTCAACaaacaattttactttttaatgagtTAATTAAGATGATGTTcaattccttatttttaaaagatggtttTTTAATTCAGTCTAAAATGCATGTGGTCAGGTTGCAGTGACTAATTTAGAGCAGGATATACCAACTTATTTAAGAACTAATATCAAttgtaaaatcattaaaaattttacaGTGTTTTGGTAGATTAATGGGGCTTTTAAGTAAATGCTGCCATATATCATTTCATAGAAAAAGTTAACAAGAGATACATGACTTATCTTGGAGGTCTTAGTGGAGCAGAAACAAAGTTCCTGAATTATAAATCATTTCTAAGTTTATGAGATCTTTACCTTTGAAATGAGTGAGAAGTATAATTTCCCCTTGTCTAAGATTTGAAATTAATTGTAGGATACCTTGTTAATTAATTATAGATCACCTTGTtggatttccctagtggctcagatggtaaagtgtctgcccgcagtgcgggagacctgggtttgatccttgagttgggaagattctgtggagaaggaaatggtaacccactccagtactcttgcctggaaaattccatgaactgaagagcctggtaggctacagtccatggggccgaaaagagtcggacacgactgagcgacttcactttcactttgttggtCTTCTATTTGCTGGGCAAATAATAAGATTCTCTTATGTTCAGAATCAGTCTAGTTGATGATCAATAATGACTTAAGTTCACTTTCTCTTATGCTAGCCCCTTGTATTCTACCCAGGAATATGTAAATG is part of the Bubalus kerabau isolate K-KA32 ecotype Philippines breed swamp buffalo chromosome 20, PCC_UOA_SB_1v2, whole genome shotgun sequence genome and harbors:
- the THOC7 gene encoding THO complex subunit 7 homolog isoform X3 yields the protein MTNEVIRKRLLIDGDGAGDDRRINLLVKSFIKWCNSGSQEEGYSQYQRMLSTLSQCEFSMGKTLLVYDMNLREMENYEKIYKEIECSIAGAHEKIAECKKQILQAKRIRKNRQEYDALAKVIQHHPDRHETLKELEALGKELEHLSHIKESVEDKLELRRKQFHVLLSTIHELQQTLENDEKLSEVEEAQEASMETDPKP
- the THOC7 gene encoding THO complex subunit 7 homolog isoform X2 → MGAVTDDEVIRKRLLIDGDGAGDDRRINLLVKSFIKWCNSGSQEEGYSQYQRMLSTLSQCEFSMGKTLLVYDMNLREMENYEKIYKEIECSIAGAHEKIAECKKQILQAKRIRKNRQEYDALAKVIQHHPDRHETLKELEALGKELEHLSHIKESVEDKLELRRKQFHVLLSTIHELQQTLENDEKLSEVEEAQEASMETDPKP